Proteins from a single region of Dyadobacter fanqingshengii:
- a CDS encoding GntR family transcriptional regulator: protein MKFSIDHKSPVPLHIQAENLLRTMINDPEHLNGKFLPNEVELAKQLAISRSTLRQALNKLVYEGLLIRKKGIGTKVAEPIISSKSKNWLSFTQEMNARGIIVKNFELHVTWVAPDEKTANFFDIDPSKKILKLERLRGKVEGPFVYFISYFHPRVGLTGEEDFKRPLYDILEKDHLVVATLSKEEVGAIAADKFIAAKLEVEVGSPILFRKRFVFDQGDRPIEYNLGYYRADSFVYTVESVRE from the coding sequence ATGAAATTTAGCATAGATCATAAAAGTCCGGTTCCTTTACACATTCAGGCGGAAAATCTGCTGCGTACGATGATCAATGATCCCGAGCATTTGAATGGTAAATTCCTTCCGAACGAAGTGGAGCTGGCCAAGCAGCTCGCCATATCCAGATCTACGCTCAGACAGGCTTTGAACAAATTGGTTTACGAGGGATTATTGATCAGAAAAAAGGGGATAGGGACCAAAGTTGCTGAGCCCATAATTAGTTCAAAATCAAAGAACTGGCTTAGTTTTACGCAGGAGATGAATGCGAGGGGAATCATTGTTAAAAACTTTGAGCTGCATGTGACTTGGGTGGCGCCGGATGAAAAAACCGCCAATTTTTTTGATATAGATCCCTCTAAAAAGATCCTGAAACTGGAACGGTTGAGGGGTAAAGTAGAAGGGCCTTTTGTTTACTTCATTTCCTACTTCCATCCACGGGTAGGCCTCACAGGCGAGGAGGATTTCAAACGCCCGCTTTATGATATTCTTGAAAAAGACCATCTGGTTGTTGCAACACTTTCCAAAGAAGAAGTAGGGGCTATTGCTGCCGACAAGTTCATTGCCGCCAAGCTGGAAGTGGAAGTAGGAAGCCCGATACTTTTCAGAAAACGCTTTGTTTTTGATCAGGGCGACAGGCCCATTGAATACAATCTGGGCTATTACCGCGCCGATAGTTTTGTATACACCGTTGAGAGCGTAAGAGAGTAA
- a CDS encoding SusC/RagA family TonB-linked outer membrane protein: MKPKLLAKNGRRSLSTCLGFALGIFLASAVQASIPLPKASGSVKNAKGARHMAEQTITGTVSDENNVGIPGVNVLEKGTTNGVVSDENGKYSIQVKDANSVLVFSYIGYITKELKAGSQAVLDTKMEVSSQELNDVVVVGYGTQKRSELTNAVVQTTGAEIKKSSAASLSNSLAGRMAGVYVTQRSAAPGFDDAQILVRGASTYRNTSALIVIDGVANADPDGLNRLDPNDIESISVLKDASAAIYGAQSAGGVILVTTKRGVTGKPAFDFSTTQSWQSPTMKVKSADAFQYMQALNDRRALEGTPADFPDALVESFRNGTRRPEDWWKALIGPPVRQTRYSLTMRGGTDRVRYFVSLGTATQGGILRGDNKSKLRQYNVRSNVDVTVTKDLEVGLDLSIREKATQTPQGGPGGEVGSLASTSPLQEAYIGGDYRYPGEGWSHLNPAARLLSPGYRKYKADVASGTLRFKYNMPFVEGLGLDGYLSIVKTIGYDKQFNYVWPYFEKDPDGNIVEKVSRSVEDIGLREDFRQSLRTTGNVKLTYNRTFAQDHKLSAFVAYEQMTYDDNNFWAQRLGYDSPLIDQLFAGTTNRLNWNNSGSATESARQNFFGRLSYDFKQKYLFGFSARYDGSPIFPKDKRFGFFPQVSAGWVISNESFIPKNVISNLKLRASWGKLGNDRVSPFQYIAAYGYDAGWVVNGVDARGIAVKSTPNPNITWEVSEKTDIGLEAAFLNNRLSFELDLFQNKTSNILGRRQASIPSYTGLLLPDENIGKMNSQGIELQAGYRHNFSDLTVRVNGNFSYNKNKIIYFDETPQAEEYQKLEGQPFGSRLVYKSIGIYRTQQDLDNGVNYPGASLGGLIFADLNGDKIIDSNDQYMFNTTNNTATDPVTGLEVTTIFPSTQYGLSIGMNYKNFDLAMLLQGQSGAKFRLSNGFNSGAGGNGLEYVALNSYTLGNVNSELPMISPTGFANSDSDFYYRTATWMRMKNVQLGYTLPKSLLSKAKIAAFRVYVSGDNIFMIFNSLKKFGNGDPEFLSGNGGAYPNMKTMSFGVNLTF, translated from the coding sequence ATGAAACCAAAACTACTTGCAAAAAACGGGAGGAGATCGCTGAGCACCTGTCTGGGGTTCGCGCTTGGAATCTTTCTGGCATCTGCCGTGCAGGCCAGCATCCCGCTGCCTAAGGCATCCGGCTCTGTAAAAAACGCGAAAGGAGCTCGCCACATGGCCGAACAAACCATTACCGGAACCGTTTCGGATGAAAACAATGTGGGAATACCCGGCGTTAACGTACTGGAAAAAGGCACCACGAACGGTGTGGTTTCAGACGAAAACGGGAAGTATTCCATTCAGGTAAAAGATGCGAACAGCGTGCTGGTTTTCTCTTACATTGGCTACATTACCAAGGAATTAAAAGCAGGATCTCAGGCTGTCCTTGACACGAAAATGGAGGTTTCTTCGCAGGAACTGAATGATGTAGTCGTAGTCGGTTATGGAACCCAGAAACGATCTGAACTGACCAATGCTGTTGTACAAACAACGGGCGCCGAAATAAAGAAATCCAGTGCGGCATCACTATCCAATTCCCTTGCAGGTCGGATGGCGGGTGTGTACGTAACACAAAGAAGCGCTGCTCCGGGTTTCGATGATGCGCAGATCCTGGTAAGGGGCGCGAGTACTTATAGAAATACGTCGGCACTCATTGTAATTGACGGGGTTGCCAATGCAGATCCCGACGGACTAAACCGCCTTGATCCAAATGATATAGAGTCTATTTCCGTACTGAAAGATGCCTCAGCAGCCATTTATGGCGCGCAGTCTGCGGGCGGCGTAATCCTGGTCACTACCAAAAGAGGTGTAACTGGCAAGCCAGCATTTGATTTCTCTACAACACAATCCTGGCAGTCGCCCACAATGAAGGTGAAGTCAGCCGACGCATTTCAATATATGCAGGCGCTCAATGACCGGAGGGCACTCGAAGGAACACCTGCCGACTTTCCGGATGCATTGGTAGAGTCATTCAGAAACGGGACGAGAAGACCCGAAGACTGGTGGAAAGCGCTGATCGGCCCGCCGGTAAGACAAACCAGATACTCGCTGACCATGCGCGGCGGAACGGACCGGGTGAGATATTTTGTGTCGCTGGGAACAGCAACACAAGGCGGAATTCTTCGTGGCGACAATAAATCCAAGCTCAGGCAATATAATGTCAGAAGTAATGTGGATGTGACCGTGACAAAAGACCTGGAAGTAGGACTTGACTTGTCGATCCGCGAGAAAGCAACGCAAACACCACAGGGCGGTCCTGGCGGGGAAGTGGGTTCTCTGGCGAGCACCAGCCCGTTGCAGGAAGCTTACATTGGTGGGGATTACCGGTATCCGGGAGAAGGATGGTCGCACTTGAATCCGGCAGCCCGTCTGCTCAGCCCTGGTTATCGCAAGTACAAAGCCGATGTGGCCAGCGGAACGCTTCGGTTCAAATACAATATGCCTTTTGTTGAGGGACTTGGGTTGGATGGTTATTTATCTATTGTTAAAACCATCGGTTACGACAAGCAATTCAATTATGTATGGCCTTATTTCGAAAAAGACCCTGATGGCAACATTGTAGAAAAAGTATCCAGATCGGTGGAAGATATTGGGTTACGGGAGGATTTCAGACAAAGTTTGCGCACGACAGGAAACGTAAAGCTGACCTACAACAGGACATTTGCGCAGGATCATAAACTTTCGGCATTCGTTGCTTACGAGCAGATGACGTACGATGACAATAACTTCTGGGCCCAGCGCCTGGGCTACGACTCCCCATTGATCGACCAGCTTTTCGCCGGAACCACAAATCGCCTGAACTGGAACAACAGCGGTTCGGCTACGGAATCGGCCCGCCAGAATTTTTTCGGACGGTTAAGCTATGATTTTAAACAAAAATATCTCTTTGGTTTCAGCGCCAGGTACGACGGTTCTCCGATCTTTCCAAAAGATAAGCGCTTTGGATTTTTCCCGCAGGTATCTGCTGGCTGGGTGATCAGTAACGAGTCATTTATTCCAAAAAATGTGATCAGTAATCTAAAATTAAGGGCTTCCTGGGGAAAACTGGGGAACGACCGGGTTAGTCCGTTTCAATACATTGCCGCCTACGGATACGACGCAGGCTGGGTAGTCAATGGTGTGGATGCGCGTGGTATTGCAGTGAAGTCGACGCCGAATCCTAACATTACCTGGGAAGTGAGCGAAAAAACGGATATTGGCTTGGAAGCGGCATTTTTGAATAACAGGCTAAGCTTCGAACTGGATCTTTTCCAGAACAAAACTTCCAACATTCTGGGCAGAAGGCAGGCTTCAATTCCAAGTTACACAGGATTGCTTTTGCCGGATGAAAACATTGGTAAGATGAACAGCCAGGGCATCGAACTTCAGGCAGGTTACAGACATAATTTTTCGGACCTTACTGTGCGGGTCAATGGAAATTTCTCCTATAACAAAAACAAGATCATTTACTTCGACGAAACACCCCAGGCAGAAGAATATCAGAAGCTGGAAGGACAGCCGTTCGGATCGAGGCTGGTCTACAAATCCATTGGGATTTACCGGACGCAGCAAGATCTGGACAATGGCGTTAACTATCCGGGCGCATCATTGGGCGGGTTGATTTTTGCGGATTTGAACGGAGATAAGATCATTGACAGCAATGACCAGTATATGTTCAATACCACCAACAATACAGCAACGGACCCTGTTACGGGCTTGGAAGTCACAACCATTTTCCCAAGCACGCAATACGGACTGAGCATTGGTATGAATTACAAGAATTTCGACCTGGCCATGTTGCTGCAAGGACAAAGCGGTGCAAAATTTCGGCTGAGCAATGGTTTCAACTCCGGCGCTGGCGGTAACGGACTGGAATATGTGGCGCTCAATAGTTACACATTAGGCAATGTGAATTCGGAACTACCGATGATTTCACCAACAGGATTCGCGAATTCGGATAGCGACTTTTACTATCGTACTGCGACCTGGATGCGTATGAAGAATGTCCAGCTGGGCTACACGTTACCAAAAAGCCTGCTTTCAAAAGCCAAGATCGCTGCCTTCAGGGTTTATGTTTCGGGCGATAACATCTTTATGATTTTCAACTCACTCAAAAAATTCGGTAATGGTGATCCCGAATTCCTGAGCGGAAACGGGGGGGCTTACCCTAACATGAAAACGATGAGCTTCGGAGTTAATCTTACTTTTTAA
- a CDS encoding class I mannose-6-phosphate isomerase gives MHSNYEKFPYVEISKSSELCFAGWQHIFLEINRLIQLKKQNKTIICMDLYHGVDASKIRGAIGDHVEAVAVIETSAFLKDAGNIQEMVFPFVTDDPVFGKINNLEIADFFDQEKLHRQKEQIRAIESGIIVVLGEGAALFADADILIYADLARWEIQKRMKRNEVGNFGVNNLDESFALKYKQGYFLDWRAFDRHKLAFFDQIDYFMDANKADEPKMLGAEIYRKGLDQTVKRPFRVVPFFDPGPWGGQWLKEVADLDRNEINYAWGFDCVPEENSLLFKIGEHIFELPSINLVLTRPGSLLGKAVFGEFGAEFPIRFDFLDTMEGGNLSLQVHPTRAYIQEHFGMSYTQDESYYFLEAQDDACVYLGTHKNVDANAMIADLENAQKGVTDFDADKYVNKLSVKKHDHILIPAGTIHCSGRNAVVLEISATPYIFTFKLWDWGRLGMDGKPRPINIEHGKNVIDYTRDEEWVKEHLFNNITGISLNGHVKEESTGLHETQFIETRRHWFDAKVTHYTHGNLNVVNLVEGREVVVESPDNLFEPYVIHYAETFIVPADVSVYTITPYGKSVGNKCATLKAYIRT, from the coding sequence ATGCATTCCAATTACGAAAAGTTTCCATACGTAGAAATTAGTAAATCATCAGAACTGTGTTTTGCTGGCTGGCAGCACATTTTCCTTGAAATAAACCGGCTTATCCAATTAAAAAAGCAAAACAAGACGATCATTTGCATGGACCTTTATCATGGTGTGGATGCCTCAAAAATACGGGGTGCGATCGGGGACCATGTGGAAGCGGTTGCAGTGATTGAGACGAGTGCTTTCCTTAAAGATGCCGGTAACATTCAGGAAATGGTGTTTCCATTTGTGACAGATGATCCGGTTTTTGGTAAAATAAATAATTTGGAAATCGCTGACTTTTTTGATCAGGAAAAATTACACAGGCAAAAAGAACAAATTCGGGCAATTGAGTCAGGAATCATAGTGGTTTTGGGCGAAGGAGCAGCACTTTTTGCAGATGCGGATATTTTGATTTACGCAGACCTGGCGCGCTGGGAAATCCAGAAAAGGATGAAACGCAATGAAGTAGGCAACTTTGGCGTAAACAATCTGGATGAAAGTTTTGCATTGAAATACAAACAAGGCTATTTCCTCGACTGGCGCGCTTTTGACCGGCATAAACTCGCATTTTTTGACCAGATCGATTATTTCATGGATGCCAACAAGGCCGACGAGCCTAAAATGCTGGGTGCGGAAATATATCGCAAAGGACTGGATCAGACCGTTAAACGGCCATTCAGGGTCGTTCCGTTTTTTGATCCGGGGCCTTGGGGCGGCCAGTGGCTGAAAGAAGTCGCTGATCTGGACCGCAATGAGATCAATTACGCCTGGGGTTTTGACTGTGTTCCCGAAGAGAATAGTCTGCTGTTTAAAATCGGGGAACATATTTTTGAGCTTCCCTCTATAAATCTTGTGCTGACCCGGCCAGGGTCACTGCTTGGGAAGGCGGTTTTTGGCGAGTTTGGCGCAGAATTTCCGATCCGTTTTGATTTCCTGGATACGATGGAAGGCGGCAATCTGAGTTTGCAGGTGCATCCCACGCGGGCCTACATTCAGGAGCATTTCGGGATGAGTTATACGCAGGATGAGAGTTACTATTTCCTTGAAGCACAGGATGATGCGTGCGTGTATTTGGGCACGCACAAGAATGTGGATGCCAATGCGATGATTGCCGACCTGGAAAATGCGCAAAAGGGAGTAACCGACTTTGACGCAGACAAATACGTAAATAAATTGTCCGTCAAAAAGCACGATCACATCTTGATCCCCGCCGGGACGATCCACTGCTCAGGCAGGAATGCGGTGGTCCTGGAAATTTCGGCAACTCCGTACATTTTTACTTTCAAATTGTGGGATTGGGGTCGGCTGGGCATGGATGGCAAACCGCGGCCGATCAATATCGAGCATGGCAAAAACGTGATAGATTATACGCGGGATGAGGAATGGGTAAAGGAGCATTTGTTTAACAACATTACCGGCATTTCGCTTAATGGCCACGTGAAAGAAGAGTCCACGGGCTTGCACGAAACGCAGTTTATAGAAACCAGGAGACATTGGTTCGATGCAAAAGTGACCCATTACACGCATGGAAATCTGAATGTAGTCAATCTGGTAGAAGGCCGGGAAGTGGTTGTGGAAAGCCCGGATAACCTCTTTGAGCCTTATGTGATCCATTACGCCGAGACCTTTATCGTGCCTGCCGATGTGTCGGTTTACACCATAACACCATACGGGAAGTCGGTTGGAAACAAATGTGCAACGCTGAAAGCATACATCAGAACTTAG
- a CDS encoding PSD1 and planctomycete cytochrome C domain-containing protein — MKKKLFLFLTLIGFTAFVVVSCFQKNNALQKGGDKGLVSYNFDIRPILSDKCYACHGPDAGKREAGLRLDVAESAYAKLKDGKGVAIFPGKPDQSEVYKRITSVDPAYQMPTPESHLGLLSENEIGLVREWIEQGAKYEKHWAFTAPKLPALPEIADKEWPKNEIDHFVLQKMEGAGLAPNEQADKSHLLKRVSLDLTGLPPSLDLQNRFAADRSENAYEKVVDELLRQKTYGEKMAIYWLDVARYADSYGYQDDEVRTQWPWRDWLISAFNKNMRYDQFLTWQIAGDMLPNANKEQILATAFFRNHKYTEEGGVIPEEYRIEYNIDKTKTYSTGVLGLTVECAQCHDHKYDPISQEDYYRLFAFFNNSKELGFEGDISRTKTAKNPILRISDEEAKSLLTFINKPDTSLLMVSVMGDRDTLRPTHILNRGVYDAPGRVVTASALLAVMKFDTNGLPQTRLGLAKWTTSKSNPLTARVFVNQVWQEFMGRGIVKSTGDFGMQGDLPTNPALLDWLAVDFMNHGWDIKRLVKQIVTSATYRQSAKITEEKLKADPDNIYLSRGPRYRLPAELVRDVVLSTSGLLVPKIGGPSVKPYQPKGLWEAATSGRGTLKTYQQDKNEALYRRGMYTFIKLTVPPPSMIIFDASNRDHCEIKRSKTNTPLQALVMLNDPTVLEASRVLAERLTAKSTNIETNIKESFQRIVCRQPTEKEMKLLTEYYNGEVSTFTKDKKHAFRVLNVGEYPRNEKVNEVQAAALMRVINTLYNMEETITKG, encoded by the coding sequence ATGAAAAAAAAGCTTTTCCTTTTCCTGACGTTGATCGGGTTCACTGCATTTGTAGTTGTCTCCTGTTTTCAAAAAAACAATGCGCTGCAAAAAGGCGGAGATAAAGGGCTCGTGAGCTATAATTTTGACATTCGTCCGATCCTGTCTGACAAATGTTACGCCTGCCACGGCCCGGATGCTGGCAAGCGGGAAGCCGGACTGAGGCTGGACGTAGCCGAAAGTGCCTATGCGAAGTTAAAAGATGGAAAAGGGGTGGCTATTTTCCCGGGGAAGCCAGATCAATCTGAGGTGTACAAAAGGATCACTTCGGTAGACCCCGCCTATCAAATGCCCACGCCTGAGTCTCACCTGGGCTTGCTGAGCGAAAATGAAATCGGGCTGGTGCGTGAATGGATTGAGCAAGGAGCTAAATATGAAAAACATTGGGCATTTACAGCGCCTAAACTGCCAGCGCTTCCGGAAATAGCTGATAAAGAATGGCCTAAGAATGAAATCGATCATTTCGTTTTACAAAAAATGGAAGGAGCGGGGCTTGCCCCCAATGAGCAGGCAGACAAAAGCCATTTGCTCAAAAGAGTCTCGCTCGACCTGACAGGCCTGCCGCCTTCGCTGGATTTGCAGAACAGATTTGCCGCTGACCGAAGTGAGAATGCTTATGAAAAAGTGGTGGATGAACTCCTCCGCCAAAAAACCTACGGTGAGAAAATGGCCATCTATTGGCTGGATGTAGCAAGATATGCCGATTCGTATGGCTACCAGGACGATGAAGTCCGCACGCAATGGCCGTGGCGCGACTGGCTAATCAGCGCTTTCAACAAAAACATGCGCTATGACCAGTTCCTGACCTGGCAAATCGCCGGTGATATGCTGCCCAATGCGAACAAAGAACAGATCCTGGCCACCGCATTTTTTAGAAATCATAAATACACCGAAGAAGGCGGCGTAATACCCGAAGAATACAGGATCGAGTATAATATTGATAAAACAAAAACATACAGCACGGGTGTTTTGGGGCTCACCGTTGAATGCGCCCAGTGCCACGATCACAAGTACGACCCCATTTCGCAGGAAGATTATTATCGTCTGTTCGCGTTTTTCAATAATTCCAAAGAACTGGGTTTCGAGGGAGACATTTCGCGTACAAAGACTGCCAAAAACCCAATCCTCCGCATTTCGGATGAAGAGGCAAAGTCGCTGTTAACATTTATCAACAAGCCGGATACGAGCCTGCTCATGGTTTCTGTGATGGGCGACCGCGATACGCTCAGGCCCACGCATATTTTGAACAGGGGCGTATATGACGCGCCCGGTCGTGTAGTAACGGCATCCGCATTGCTTGCGGTTATGAAATTTGATACAAATGGACTTCCCCAAACGAGGTTAGGCCTGGCAAAATGGACAACGAGCAAAAGCAATCCGCTGACCGCCCGTGTTTTTGTGAACCAGGTTTGGCAGGAATTCATGGGAAGGGGCATTGTAAAAAGTACGGGCGATTTTGGCATGCAGGGCGATCTGCCCACCAACCCGGCGTTGCTGGATTGGCTGGCGGTCGATTTTATGAACCATGGCTGGGATATTAAAAGGCTTGTGAAACAAATCGTTACATCTGCAACATATCGCCAATCTGCTAAAATCACTGAGGAGAAGCTGAAAGCGGACCCGGACAACATTTATTTATCACGTGGGCCACGATACAGGCTTCCCGCCGAACTGGTAAGGGATGTGGTGCTGTCTACCAGCGGTTTGCTTGTTCCGAAAATAGGTGGGCCGAGTGTGAAGCCTTACCAGCCGAAAGGATTGTGGGAAGCAGCTACATCCGGACGAGGCACGCTGAAAACATATCAGCAGGATAAAAATGAAGCATTATACCGACGCGGAATGTACACATTTATCAAGCTGACGGTCCCGCCGCCGTCGATGATCATTTTTGATGCCAGTAACCGGGACCATTGTGAAATCAAACGCTCCAAAACCAACACACCATTGCAGGCACTCGTGATGCTGAATGATCCTACCGTGCTGGAAGCATCCCGGGTTTTGGCAGAAAGGCTTACTGCAAAATCAACCAACATTGAAACCAACATTAAGGAGTCATTCCAGAGAATTGTGTGCAGGCAGCCAACTGAAAAGGAAATGAAGCTGCTGACTGAATATTATAATGGCGAAGTTTCCACATTTACCAAGGATAAAAAACATGCTTTCAGAGTATTGAATGTGGGTGAATATCCGCGGAATGAGAAAGTGAACGAAGTACAGGCGGCCGCCCTCATGCGGGTGATCAATACACTGTACAACATGGAAGAAACGATTACAAAAGGCTGA
- a CDS encoding RagB/SusD family nutrient uptake outer membrane protein, translated as MKYLIKNRLIKRALSISFIGIIATATSCNVLDKKPLDAISDEAVFNDAVFLQNYVYNIYNGIKPPWAPGTGGFDALTDIAVNQPETHERSAGIRNYLEGNITPDNVNDLLAVAKEMPTPIPLWDYEYGFIRKANVFFENIESSTIAADKLDPMKGEVHFLRAWMYFELMRTFGGVPIIKNSFQLNAETFDVPRNTFDECAQFILSEADIAIGFLEGQPVNTGKISKAAALAFKARVLLYLASPLNNPTKDLAKWKAAEAATKAVLDLGFTLHPQYAELFKRPLKTDETIFGKSFTPATRIPGWGYNYDYWPSGFDAQQRLVPTQNFVNMFQLKNGEYPYLADGVTVNAASGYDPQKPEKNRDPRFYDAVIYPGTGPLNIIDGSKSTVRNYEYWEDANPNPDNAPPYINPNKVDPKNGQNLFDFGRDSKTYWVKGLTPFHWRVQTGYTFKKTDDFAGPRASFDNDYNQVIVFMRLTEFYLNYAEIQMALGNEAVAREYINKVRKRSSVNMPDIKSTGAALVRDYRNERAIELHLEDSRFYDLMRWKAAPGHVDIAVRGITRVTMDWTGAKPGDALGKMTYTYGVIPEAEVRKPWKGDYYYLFPIPNTEIRKSNGALKQNPGY; from the coding sequence ATGAAATATTTAATAAAAAATAGATTGATAAAAAGGGCGTTAAGCATCTCATTTATCGGGATTATTGCCACTGCTACGTCATGTAATGTTTTGGATAAAAAGCCGCTGGATGCCATATCCGATGAAGCCGTATTTAATGACGCTGTGTTTTTGCAAAATTACGTTTATAACATTTATAATGGCATAAAACCGCCCTGGGCACCAGGAACTGGAGGATTCGACGCCCTTACCGACATTGCCGTGAACCAGCCCGAAACCCACGAGCGGTCGGCAGGGATCCGCAATTATCTGGAAGGGAATATAACACCCGATAATGTGAATGATCTGTTGGCGGTTGCGAAAGAAATGCCTACGCCCATTCCACTCTGGGACTACGAATACGGTTTCATCAGAAAAGCCAATGTGTTTTTCGAGAACATTGAAAGTTCGACCATCGCCGCCGACAAGCTGGATCCGATGAAGGGGGAAGTGCACTTTTTAAGGGCGTGGATGTATTTCGAACTGATGCGCACATTTGGTGGGGTTCCCATTATCAAAAACAGCTTCCAACTGAATGCGGAGACTTTCGATGTGCCCAGAAATACATTTGATGAATGCGCACAATTCATATTGAGTGAAGCAGATATTGCCATCGGGTTTTTGGAAGGACAGCCTGTTAACACCGGAAAAATCAGCAAAGCCGCTGCACTGGCTTTTAAAGCCAGAGTGTTGTTGTATCTGGCGAGTCCATTGAATAACCCTACCAAAGATTTAGCAAAATGGAAAGCCGCCGAAGCAGCTACCAAAGCCGTACTGGATCTGGGTTTCACCCTGCATCCGCAGTATGCCGAACTGTTCAAGAGGCCATTGAAGACAGACGAAACGATCTTTGGTAAATCATTTACACCCGCGACCAGGATACCCGGCTGGGGTTATAATTACGATTACTGGCCGAGTGGCTTTGATGCCCAGCAGCGGCTCGTGCCTACCCAGAATTTCGTAAATATGTTTCAGCTGAAAAATGGGGAATATCCATATCTGGCCGATGGTGTAACCGTAAATGCAGCCTCGGGATATGACCCTCAGAAGCCGGAGAAAAACAGGGACCCGCGCTTCTATGACGCGGTAATCTATCCGGGTACGGGTCCGTTGAACATTATCGACGGCTCAAAAAGCACAGTTCGGAATTACGAATATTGGGAAGATGCAAATCCAAATCCCGACAATGCGCCTCCATATATTAATCCCAACAAGGTGGATCCCAAAAATGGCCAGAACCTTTTTGATTTCGGCCGGGATTCGAAAACCTATTGGGTAAAAGGACTAACGCCCTTCCATTGGCGCGTTCAGACGGGTTATACATTTAAAAAGACAGACGACTTCGCAGGTCCCCGCGCAAGCTTTGATAATGATTACAACCAGGTGATCGTGTTCATGAGATTAACAGAGTTTTACCTGAACTATGCCGAAATACAAATGGCATTGGGGAACGAGGCAGTAGCAAGGGAGTATATCAATAAGGTAAGGAAAAGATCTTCTGTAAACATGCCTGATATCAAAAGTACGGGAGCTGCATTGGTTAGAGATTACCGAAATGAAAGGGCTATTGAATTGCACCTGGAAGATTCCCGCTTTTACGACTTGATGCGCTGGAAAGCGGCCCCCGGCCATGTCGATATCGCGGTTCGCGGGATCACAAGAGTGACAATGGACTGGACCGGCGCCAAACCGGGCGATGCTCTCGGTAAAATGACTTACACATATGGCGTCATTCCAGAAGCCGAAGTCAGAAAACCCTGGAAAGGCGATTACTACTATCTTTTCCCAATCCCGAATACGGAGATACGGAAAAGTAACGGGGCTCTGAAACAGAACCCTGGTTATTGA